In one Vidua chalybeata isolate OUT-0048 chromosome 4, bVidCha1 merged haplotype, whole genome shotgun sequence genomic region, the following are encoded:
- the EXOSC9 gene encoding exosome complex component RRP45, producing MKATPLSNCERRFLLRAIQEKKRLDGRQCYDYRNIRVSFGADRGCCMVELGRTRVLAQVSCELVPPKPSRPTEGVLFFNLELSPMAAPGLEPGRQSELLVSLNRLLERCLRDSKCIETESLCVVAGEKVWQIRLDMHLLNHDGNITDAASIAGIVALCHFRRPDVSVQGEEVTVYTPEERDPVPLSIHHMPICVSFAFFHQGTYLLVDPTEREERVMDGLLVIAMNKHHEICTIQSSGVVMLLQDQILRCSKITAVKVAEITELIQKALENDQKARKEGGKFGFAESIPNQRITAFKMASAAVDTNDVEEQAGEIIAKADPPSEVFANPVLHTPGTAQIGEGIESSWGDLEESEKEEAAEEEGESEAAAFECEKVETEDTSTLRETKSDEPIVLSDSEEEEVVILEPQELPQKTRTQTSSKQENPSKKAFNKRRRKKRTSR from the exons ATGAAGGCGACTCCGCTCTCCAACTGCGAGCGGCGCTTCCTCCTGCGCGCCATCCAGGAGAAGAAG CGCCTGGACGGGAGGCAATGCTACGACTACCGGAACATCCGCGTCTCCTTCGGCGCCGACCGCGGCTGCTGCATGGTGGAGCTGGGCAGGACCAG GGTTCTTGCACAGGTCTCGTGTGAACTTGTTCCCCCTAAGCCCAGTCGGCCCACGGAAGGTGTGCTCTTCTTTAATCTGGAGCTCTCACCGATGGCTGCACCTGGGCTGGAGCCTGGCAG ACAATCCGAGTTACTGGTGTCACTGAACAGACTACTGGAGCGATGCCTCAGAGATTCCAAATGCATTGAAACGGAATCTCTCTGCGTTGTTGCTGGTGAAAAG gTTTGGCAAATTCGGCTGGACATGCACCTGTTAAACCATGATGGCAACATCACTGATGCTGCCAGCATAGCAGGGATTGTAGCTCTGTGTCATTTTCGTAGGCCAGATGTGTCTGTGCAAGGAGAGGAAGTAACTGTG TACACTCCTGAGGAACGTGATCCTGTCCCCTTGAGTATCCACCACATGCCCATTTGTGTCAGTTTTGCCTTCTTCCATCAAGG AACCTATTTATTGGTGGATCCAACTGAACGTGAGGAGCGGGTGATGGATGGGCTCCTTGTCATTGCCATGAATAAACACCATGAAATTTGTACCATCCAGTCCAGTGGAGTGGTCATGCTGCTGCAGGATCAG ATTCTGAGATGCAGTAAAATAACAGCTGTTAAAGTCGCAGAAATAACAGAACTGATTCAGAAAGCCTTGGAAAACGACCAAAAAGCCAG GAAAGAAGGCGGGAAGTTCGGCTTTGCGGAATCCATCCCCAACCAAAGGATCACTGCCTTCAAAATGGCGAGTGCTGCTGTGGACACCAATGACGTGGAAGAACAGGCTGGAGAAATCATTGCTAAAGCTGACCCTCCTTCGGAAGT TTTTGCCAATCCAGTATTGCACACTCCTGGGACAGCCCAGATTGGGGAAGGAATAGAGAGCTCCTGGGGAGACCTTGAAGAATCTGAGAAGGAAGAAGCAGcggaagaagaaggtgaaagTGAGGCAGCTGCTTTTGAATGTGAAAAAGTGGAGACTGAGGATACAAGTACACTGAGGGAAACTAAGAGTG aTGAACCCATTGTACTGTCTGACAGCGAGGAGGAAGAAGTTGTCATTCTGGAACCACAGGAACTACCACAGAAAACAAG AACACAGACTAGCTCCAAACAAGAAAATCCAAGTAAGAAAGCATTTaacaaaaggagaagaaagaagagaactTCTCGTTAA
- the BBS7 gene encoding Bardet-Biedl syndrome 7 protein, producing MEPSMARVDYLQVGVTAQKTMRLLPASGKKATQKVVVGDQDGVVTCFGIKKGEAVPVFKTLPGQRISRLELGGALNTPQEKIFVAIGSEVRGFTKRGKQFLSFETNLTENIKAMYISGADLFLCASYIYNHYCDCKDQHYFLSGDKINDVLCLPVDKVNCITPVLACQDRVLRVLQGSDLLYEVELPGPPTVLALSNGNGGDSGEEIVYGTSDGKLGVTQITGTKAIPRWEIGNEKKRGGILCIDSFDILGDGVKELLVGRDDGMIEIYSFESADDPVLRHDYALSESIASIQGGCVGRDGYDEILAATYSGWLTGLTTEPVHREGGSGEELKLSQEMQNKISSLRNELEQLQIKVLQEREKYQHSSHSSTAVSSVPAFSVNEKFTLNKDDASYSLILEVQTAIDNVLVQSDVPLDLLDVDKNSAVVSFSSCDSEPNSNFLLATYRCQANTTRLELKVRSIEGQYGTLQAYVTPRIQPKTCQVHQYQIKPLSLHQRTHSIDQDRPMNTLMLKGQFSFAEIHSWVVFCLPEVPEKTPAGECITFYFQNTFLGTQLESTYRKGEGYFKSDNISTISILKDVLSKEATKRKINLNISYDVNEESVRHTLKLIHPKLEYQQLLAKKVHLIDALRELQVHEGNMDFLLPKYRSILEEADQLLEEYKRQPAHLERLYGMITDLFIDKFKFKGTNVKTKVPLLLEILDGCDQDGLIAFFDAA from the exons ATGGAGCCGAGCATGGCACGCGTGGATTACCTGCAG GTGGGAGTCACGGCGCAGAAGACGATGAGGCTGCTGCCCGCCTCCGGGAAGAAGGCCACGCAGAAG GTGGTTGTTGGAGATCAGGATGGGGTCGTTACGTGCTTTGGCATAAAAAAGGGGGAAGCTGTG CCAGTGTTCAAGACACTACCAGGACAAAGGATCTCCAGActggagctgggaggagctCTTAATACACCACAAGAGAAAATTTTTGTGGCTATAGGATCCGAAGTCAGAGGTTTCACAAAAAGAGGGAAgcagtttctttcctttgaaactAACCTTACTGAAAACATCAAAGCTAT gTACATTTCAGGAGCAGATCTCTTTCTCTGTGCAAGCTACATCTATAACCATTACTGTGACTGCAAGGACCAGCACTACTTCCTATCAGGAGATAAAATCAATGATGTTCTCTGCCTTCCTGTAGACAAAGTGAACTGCATCACACCGGTGCTTGCGTGTCAGGACAGAGTGCTCAGGGTGTTACAG GGATCTGATTTGCTGTATGAAGTAGAACTTCCTGGACCACCTACTGTTCTTGCTCTGAGCAATGGAAATGGGG GTGATTCTGGGGAAGAAATTGTGTATGGGACTTCTGATGGGAAATTGGGTGTCACTCAGATTACTGGTACCAAGGCAATACCAAGGTGGGAAATTGGAAATGAAAAGAAGAGAGGAG GTATTCTGTGCATTGATAGTTTTGACATTCTGGGAGATGGAGTTAAGGAATTACTTGTTGGACGAGATGATGGAATGATAGAGATTTATAGCTTTGAGAGTGCTGATGATCCTGTCCTTCGACATGATTAT GCTTTATCAGAGAGCATTGCATCAATCCAGGGTGGCTGTGTAGGAAGAGATGGCTATGATGAAATTTTAGCAGCAACATACTCAG GCTGGCTGACAGGACTGACTACAGAACCTGTCCATAGAGAAGGTGGATCAGGTGAAGAACTTAAATTAAGTCAAGAAATGCAGAACAAGATTTCATCCTTAAG GAATGAATTGGAACAGTTGCAGATAAAAGTACTTCAGGAACGGGAGAAATACCAGCACTCCTCTCACTCCAGCACTGCAGTTTCCTCAGTACCTGCCTTCAGTGTGAATGAGAAGTTCACACTGAACAAGGATGATGCCAGCTACAGCCTCATCTTGGAGGTGCAGACAGCCATAGATAATGTCCTGGTGCAG AGTGATGTCCCACTAGACTTGCTGGATGTGGATAAAAATTCTGCCGTTGTTAGTTTTAGCAGCTGTGATTCTGAG ccAAATAGCAACTTTCTTCTTGCAACTTACAGATGCCAAGCAAATACAACAAGACTTGAACTTAAG gTTCGCTCGATTGAAGGACAGTACGGGACACTTCAGGCGTATGTAACTCCCAGAATCCAACCAAAAACCTGTCAAGTTCATCAATATCAAATTAAGCCACTTTCACTTCACCAGAGAACTCATTCTATTGATCAGGACAG GCCCATGAATACACTGATGCTCAAAGGCCAGTTCAGTTTTGCTGAAATTCACTCCTGGGTTGTGTTTTGCTTGCCTGAGGTGCCTGAAAAGACTCCTGCTGGAGAGTGCATcaccttttattttcagaacacTTTCCTGGGAACACAGCTTGAAAGTACCTACAG AAAAGGTGAGGGATACTTTAAATCCGACAACATCTCTACAATATCCATCCTCAAAGATGTGCTTTCCAAAGAGGCTACTAAAAGGAAGATTAATCTCAACATATCATATG ATGTAAATGAAGAATCTGTGAGGCACACATTAAAGCTTATCCACCCTAAATTAGAGtatcagcagctgctggccaaGAAGGTTCACTTAATAGATGCTTTGAGA GAATTACAAGTTCACGAAGGCAACATGGACTTCCTGCTCCCAAAATACCGCAGCATTTTGGAAGAGGCAGATCAGCTGCTCGAGGAATACAAGAGACAACCTGCACATCTCGAGAGACTTTATG GTATGATCACAGATCTCTTCatagataaatttaaatttaaaggcACCAATGTGAAAACCAAAGTTCCTCTCCTTCTGGAAATTCTGGATGGCTGTGATCAAGATGGATTGATCGCTTTTTTTGATGCTGCCTGA
- the CCNA2 gene encoding cyclin-A2, whose product MLAEQDNQENVPPPAAGKAAAPPPAAGTRVALGLLRGAQQRAGIPLQAARGGCEGRGATAGLQQHQHQPFSIHVDEPDGEREPRRQRGVLAGQKEEAALGLRAAVCALGERRPLAPLGNAMELSFDSPSIMDISITSETEEKAPNVNNVPDYISEIHTYLREMEVKCKPKIGYMKKQPDITNNMRAILVDWLVEVGEEYKLQNETLHLAVNYIDRFLSSMSVLRGKLQLVGTAAMLLASKFEEIYPPEVAEFVYITDDTYTKKQVLRMEHLILKVLSFDLAAPTINQFLTQYFLHQQTDAKVESLSMYLGELSLIDADPYLKYLPSVIAAAAFHLADYTLTGQTWPESLCKVTGYTLEDIKPCLIDLHNTYLKAAQHTQQSIREKYKSTKYHGVSLIDPPDTLNLL is encoded by the exons ATGCTGGCGGAGCAGGACAACCAGGAGAACGTGCCCCCGCCGGCGGCCGGCAAagccgcggcgccgccgcccgccgccggcacCCGCGTGGCGCTGGGGCTGCTGCGGGGAGCGCAGCAGCGCGCCGGGATCCCGCTGCAG gcggcgcggggcggctgCGAGGGCCGTGGAGCGACggcggggctgcagcagcatcaaCATCAGCCCTTCTCCATCCATGTGGACGAGCCCGATGGGGAGCGGGAGccgcggcggcagcggggcgtCCTGGCGGGGCAGAAGGAGGAGGCGGCGCTGGGGCTGCGTGCGGCCGTGTGTGCCCTGGGAGAGCGGCGGCCCCTGGCTCCCCTGGGCAACGCCATGGAGCTGAGCTTTG ATTCTCCAAGTATTATGGATATTTCAATAACCtcagaaacagaagagaaagcacCAAATGTTAATAACGTGCCAGACTATATCAGTGAAATCCATACGTACCTGAGGGAAATGGAG GTGAAGTGCAAGCCCAAAATAGGTTACATGAAGAAGCAACCTGATATCACAAACAACATGCGGGCTATTCTTGTGGACTGGCTGGTGGAAGTTGGAGAAGAATACAAATTACAGAACGAAACCCTGCACTTAGCTGTAAATTACATTGATAGGTTTCTTTCTTCCATGTCTGTTTTGAGAGGAAAACTTCAGCTTGTGGGTACTGCAGCTATGCTGCTCGCATC AAAGTTTGAAGAGATCTACCCTCCTGAAGTAGCCGAGTTTGTCTACATCACAGATGACACCTACACCAAGAAGCAGGTCCTAAGGATGGAGCACTTAATTCTGAAGGTTTTATCATTTGACTTGGCGGCTCCAACAATCAACCAGTTCCTCACCCAGTACTTCCTACACCAGCAGACAGATGCTAAAGTGGAGAGCCTGTCAATG TACCTGGGAGAGCTGAGTCTAATTGATGCTGATCCTTACCTGAAATACTTGCCATCAGttattgctgctgcagcatttcatctgGCAGATTACACACTCACTGGACAAACCTGG cctGAATCCCTGTGCAAAGTAACTGGCTACACTCTTGAAGACATCAAGCCTTGCCTCATAGACCTACACAACACCTACCTCAAAGCAGCCCAGCACACACAACAGTCCATAAGGGAAAAGTACAAGAGTACCAA GTACCATGGAGTATCGCTCATTGACCCACCAGACACACTAAACTTATTGTAA